A region of Nitrosomonas stercoris DNA encodes the following proteins:
- a CDS encoding 30S ribosomal protein S15 encodes MAVTTEQKSQVIQDYQRTAGDTGSPEVQIAILTTRINSLIDHFKEHVKDHHSRRGLLRMVSRRRKLLDYLKSKNSESYQSLIERLGLRK; translated from the coding sequence ATGGCAGTAACAACCGAGCAAAAAAGCCAGGTAATACAGGATTATCAAAGAACAGCTGGAGACACTGGTTCGCCAGAAGTACAGATAGCCATCTTGACGACACGAATCAATAGCCTTATTGATCATTTTAAAGAACATGTCAAAGATCACCATTCTCGTCGTGGGCTGTTACGTATGGTTAGCCGACGTCGTAAATTACTGGATTATCTAAAATCAAAAAATAGTGAAAGCTACCAATCGCTAATCGAACGCCTCGGTTTAAGAAAATAA
- a CDS encoding polyribonucleotide nucleotidyltransferase, whose protein sequence is MRPIKKSITYGHHTLTIETGEIAKQAHGAVMVSIDDTVVLVTAVGNKNVKSGQDFFPLTVDYQEKSYAAGRIPGGFFKREGRPSEKEILTSRLIDRPIRPLFPDGFYNEVQVIATVLSSEAEIDTDIPAMIGASAALVLSGIPFDGPVGAARVGYINNEYVLNPTLSQLKESQLDLVVAGIQNAVLMVESEADELSEDIMLGAVTYGHEQMQQVITMINELADEAGVTIWDWQPTERDLALADQVAQLAEADLREAFQIKQKSARTEAISAIWQRVFSELKIGTDEGPSEQAVKEIAFSLEAKIVRNSILDGESRIDGRGTRTVRPITIRNGVLPRTHGSALFTRGETQALVVTTLGTARDEQKIDALQGEYTDRFMLHYNMPPYATGETGRVGSPKRREIGHGRLAKRALLAVLPPAEEFGYAIRVVSEVTESNGSSSMASVCGGCLALMDAGVPLKAHVAGIAMGLIKEGNRFAVLTDILGDEDHLGDMDFKVAGTEQGITALQMDIKIQGITKEIMQVALLQAKEGRLHILDIMKQSLPIARDDVSAHAPRIIKFKINPEKIRDVIGKGGSVIRTLTEETGTTIDISDDGLVTIASVNSEGSAQAKRRIEDITADVEVGRIYEGTVLKLLDFGAIVSILPGKDGLLHISQIANERVENVTDYLKEGQTIQVKVLEADDKGRLRLSMKAINADTSSEKGEEK, encoded by the coding sequence TTGAGACCGATAAAAAAAAGCATCACCTACGGACACCATACACTCACCATAGAAACAGGAGAAATCGCCAAACAAGCACATGGTGCCGTCATGGTTTCCATCGATGATACTGTTGTGCTCGTTACTGCTGTAGGCAACAAAAACGTAAAATCTGGACAGGATTTTTTTCCGTTAACAGTTGACTATCAGGAAAAATCCTATGCAGCCGGACGTATTCCCGGTGGATTTTTCAAACGCGAAGGACGCCCTTCTGAAAAAGAAATTCTCACCTCCAGATTGATTGATCGACCGATACGCCCCCTCTTCCCTGATGGTTTCTACAACGAAGTACAAGTCATTGCCACTGTTTTGTCATCAGAAGCTGAAATTGATACTGATATCCCAGCAATGATTGGTGCTTCCGCTGCACTGGTGCTTTCCGGTATCCCTTTTGATGGTCCTGTTGGAGCTGCTCGTGTTGGTTACATCAACAATGAATATGTGCTTAACCCGACTTTATCCCAACTCAAGGAATCGCAGCTGGACTTGGTGGTAGCCGGCATACAAAATGCAGTGCTTATGGTTGAATCGGAAGCAGACGAACTCTCTGAAGACATTATGCTTGGTGCAGTAACTTATGGCCACGAGCAGATGCAGCAAGTGATTACCATGATCAATGAATTGGCAGACGAAGCCGGTGTCACGATATGGGATTGGCAACCAACAGAAAGAGATCTTGCCTTAGCTGATCAGGTAGCACAGCTAGCTGAGGCGGATTTGCGCGAAGCATTCCAAATAAAGCAAAAATCTGCTAGAACTGAGGCCATCAGCGCAATCTGGCAACGTGTTTTCTCAGAATTAAAAATTGGTACGGATGAAGGGCCAAGTGAACAGGCTGTTAAAGAAATTGCTTTTTCACTGGAAGCCAAAATCGTGCGTAACAGCATCCTTGATGGTGAATCCCGTATTGATGGTCGAGGAACACGTACTGTCAGACCTATTACCATTCGTAATGGTGTCTTGCCACGTACTCACGGTTCAGCATTATTTACGCGGGGTGAAACGCAAGCGCTGGTTGTTACAACCCTGGGAACTGCTCGTGACGAACAAAAAATTGACGCATTGCAAGGAGAATACACTGATCGCTTCATGTTGCATTACAACATGCCTCCTTACGCTACTGGCGAAACCGGCAGAGTAGGTTCACCCAAACGACGTGAAATCGGCCATGGTCGCTTGGCAAAACGTGCCTTGCTTGCTGTTCTGCCGCCGGCGGAAGAATTTGGTTACGCCATACGAGTTGTGTCAGAAGTAACTGAATCAAACGGCTCCAGCTCAATGGCTTCTGTTTGTGGTGGATGTCTGGCATTGATGGATGCTGGCGTTCCGCTAAAAGCGCATGTTGCCGGAATTGCAATGGGATTAATCAAGGAAGGCAATCGATTCGCAGTGTTAACAGACATCCTGGGAGACGAGGATCATTTAGGTGACATGGACTTCAAGGTAGCAGGCACCGAGCAAGGCATCACAGCACTACAAATGGATATCAAAATTCAGGGAATCACTAAGGAGATTATGCAAGTAGCCTTGTTACAGGCAAAAGAAGGACGGCTTCATATCCTGGATATCATGAAGCAATCTCTGCCCATTGCCAGAGATGATGTATCTGCACATGCTCCACGTATTATCAAATTCAAGATCAATCCGGAAAAAATTCGTGATGTCATTGGTAAAGGCGGATCTGTTATTCGTACCTTGACGGAAGAAACCGGAACGACTATTGATATTTCTGATGACGGATTGGTAACAATTGCCAGTGTCAATAGCGAAGGAAGTGCACAAGCAAAAAGACGGATTGAAGACATCACGGCTGACGTGGAAGTCGGCCGAATTTATGAAGGCACTGTACTCAAATTACTTGATTTTGGTGCGATTGTCAGTATTTTGCCAGGTAAAGATGGTTTACTGCATATTTCACAAATTGCCAATGAACGCGTTGAAAACGTCACTGATTATCTGAAAGAAGGACAAACTATCCAAGTTAAAGTATTGGAAGCGGATGACAAAGGGCGGTTACGACTCAGCATGAAAGCAATTAATGCAGATACTTCTTCTGAAAAAGGCGAAGAAAAATAA
- a CDS encoding outer membrane protein OprM → MSPHLSLRYWILSTTLSTAFQATKTTCFRCKKLTSATLQRYKTLITLLCLSTLLTACAMGPDYSRPEIDTGEKFRLSQTEGRSIANLSWWELLQDQKLQSLIDLALTENKDLQQAAASVEELQARLGIARMDFLPGITVDGTAPIETLGGFSRKGFPTPYNYYGQSILNWEIDIWGRIRRSNEAARADLLEREENRRAVVLSLVSSVAQSYFDLLQFDTQLSIAQHALTSWEESVAISSAQLQEGMATQLDLDQFEAERARSAALVADLTRLIAQKEHELSVLTGRRPTSIMRGYTLDEQTTPVEIPAGLPAELLQRRPDILQAEQSLHAATARIGVAKAARFPKITLTGFFGFSSPALSTLLDSDSKFGAAGFGLAAPILNAQSLGYEQRAAEAQAKQALAQYEQAILTAFKEVEDALAAIRSAKDQHKAQQEQVVALNSALEMANLRYEGGITSYVDVLLAKRQLFNAETALTTARHLYLVSVVQLYKALGGGWLTEDAETLLPISTTGLLQHN, encoded by the coding sequence ATGTCGCCACACTTGAGTTTACGATATTGGATACTAAGTACAACATTATCCACAGCTTTCCAAGCTACTAAAACAACCTGCTTCAGGTGTAAAAAACTTACCTCAGCAACTCTGCAGCGATACAAAACACTGATAACGCTCTTGTGTTTAAGTACGCTACTCACAGCTTGCGCAATGGGGCCTGATTACTCCCGTCCCGAGATTGATACCGGAGAAAAATTTCGGCTCTCTCAAACCGAAGGACGCTCAATTGCCAATCTCTCCTGGTGGGAATTATTGCAGGATCAAAAACTGCAATCATTAATTGATTTAGCCCTCACAGAAAACAAGGATCTCCAGCAGGCAGCAGCCAGTGTAGAAGAGCTACAAGCACGTTTAGGCATTGCTCGTATGGATTTTTTACCTGGTATCACAGTAGATGGCACCGCACCAATAGAGACTTTGGGCGGATTCAGCCGTAAGGGTTTTCCTACTCCCTATAACTACTACGGGCAATCTATCCTAAATTGGGAAATAGATATCTGGGGCAGAATACGCCGCTCCAATGAAGCTGCGCGTGCTGATTTGCTGGAACGCGAAGAAAATCGTCGTGCAGTCGTGCTATCACTTGTCAGCTCTGTTGCGCAATCCTACTTTGATTTATTGCAGTTCGATACACAATTAAGCATTGCACAGCACGCCCTTACCTCATGGGAAGAATCAGTTGCTATTTCCAGCGCGCAACTGCAGGAAGGCATGGCAACTCAACTTGATTTGGATCAGTTTGAAGCAGAACGTGCTCGATCAGCCGCACTGGTTGCAGATTTAACAAGACTAATCGCGCAAAAGGAACATGAGCTCAGTGTTCTCACCGGCAGAAGACCAACCTCAATCATGCGTGGTTACACATTGGATGAACAAACCACTCCCGTTGAAATACCTGCAGGTTTACCTGCCGAACTGCTACAAAGACGTCCTGATATTTTGCAAGCAGAACAGTCACTACACGCAGCTACCGCCAGAATAGGCGTAGCCAAAGCAGCACGTTTTCCTAAAATAACATTAACTGGTTTCTTTGGTTTTTCCAGTCCAGCATTATCAACCTTGTTAGATTCTGACAGCAAATTCGGTGCAGCTGGCTTTGGACTCGCAGCCCCCATACTCAATGCTCAATCCCTTGGCTACGAACAGCGCGCTGCGGAAGCTCAAGCAAAACAGGCATTAGCACAATATGAGCAGGCTATTTTGACCGCGTTCAAAGAAGTTGAAGATGCTTTAGCAGCTATTCGTTCAGCAAAAGATCAGCATAAAGCACAACAAGAACAAGTTGTAGCACTGAATTCGGCACTAGAAATGGCAAATCTGCGCTACGAAGGAGGCATTACCAGCTATGTTGATGTACTACTTGCAAAACGGCAGCTATTCAATGCAGAAACGGCTTTAACTACAGCACGTCACCTGTACTTAGTCTCTGTTGTTCAATTATACAAAGCGCTGGGTGGAGGCTGGTTGACTGAGGATGCTGAGACACTACTACCCATTTCAACGACAGGCTTATTACAGCATAACTAG
- a CDS encoding multidrug resistance protein MexA, giving the protein MYPTLRQFITMPGNSSVIGFSLLLILLAGCSKPTEAPPPSVPQVQVITTTTSTIADEPEFIGQTESFRPVEIRPQVNGIIKKIFFIEGRNVRKGDKLYLIDPTPFRAAYLGSKAMVAQAQARLEQANKDLARVQPLLKQKAVSKKDVDDAIAEVRSAKATLEAAKNDVIKAKFDLDNTLITAPVEGRINRSQFYEGRLVEAQSSLLTTIDQLDPMYVNVNVPESYLLRIRRELAENKLERPESIFQLRGVITFTDGSIYPEEGILDFEDIVIRPETGMLLGRFAFPNPSAKNAPGQSNFYPGQFVKVRIKGYSRTEAILIPQRAVQQQPTGSFVYVVKDGKAELRPIVASSWHGSDWLIESGLQPGEQIIVEGMHRFQPGSPVETIPYQAPSSQETSMVTPSSHSE; this is encoded by the coding sequence ATGTATCCAACGCTTCGTCAATTCATTACTATGCCGGGCAACTCAAGCGTAATAGGTTTTTCACTGCTACTCATTCTGCTAGCAGGGTGCTCAAAACCAACTGAAGCTCCCCCTCCTTCTGTTCCGCAAGTTCAGGTGATTACAACTACTACAAGCACCATCGCAGATGAACCTGAATTCATTGGACAAACAGAATCTTTTCGGCCAGTTGAAATTCGCCCCCAGGTCAATGGCATCATCAAGAAAATATTTTTCATTGAAGGCCGTAATGTCAGAAAAGGCGACAAGCTATATTTAATCGATCCCACTCCTTTCAGGGCAGCCTATTTAGGCAGTAAGGCAATGGTTGCCCAGGCACAAGCTCGGTTGGAGCAAGCCAATAAAGATCTGGCACGAGTGCAACCTTTGTTAAAACAAAAAGCAGTCAGCAAAAAAGACGTTGATGATGCCATTGCTGAGGTACGCAGTGCAAAAGCAACTTTGGAAGCAGCAAAAAACGACGTCATCAAAGCAAAATTTGATCTGGATAACACATTAATTACAGCACCGGTAGAAGGTCGCATTAACCGCAGCCAGTTCTACGAAGGACGATTAGTTGAAGCACAATCCAGTTTACTCACAACAATTGATCAATTGGATCCTATGTACGTCAATGTGAACGTTCCTGAAAGCTACCTATTGCGCATCCGGCGAGAATTAGCAGAAAACAAACTGGAAAGACCTGAAAGTATTTTCCAGCTACGGGGCGTCATCACATTCACTGACGGCAGCATCTATCCAGAAGAAGGCATACTGGATTTTGAAGATATTGTCATACGACCCGAAACAGGCATGTTGTTAGGACGTTTTGCATTCCCCAATCCATCTGCCAAAAATGCACCAGGGCAATCCAATTTTTATCCGGGGCAGTTTGTTAAAGTCCGTATCAAAGGTTATAGCAGAACAGAAGCAATTCTGATCCCTCAGCGTGCTGTGCAACAACAGCCAACTGGTTCGTTCGTATATGTTGTAAAAGATGGCAAGGCGGAATTACGGCCAATTGTCGCAAGCTCCTGGCATGGTAGCGATTGGCTCATCGAAAGTGGCCTACAACCAGGCGAACAGATCATTGTTGAAGGCATGCATCGCTTTCAACCCGGTTCACCTGTGGAAACCATTCCCTATCAGGCCCCATCTTCACAAGAAACCTCCATGGTTACTCCAAGCAGCCATTCAGAATAA
- a CDS encoding efflux pump membrane transporter BepE: protein MNSRFFIERPIFSSVLSIIIVIVGLVSLIDLPVAQFPEITPPVVQIEADYPGASAEVVAEAVARPIEVQLPGIDNLLYYESTSTNDGHMTMKLTFEIGTDIDIAQVQTQNRQKLAEPQLPEEVIRQGVTVKKTSPDLLQVVALSSTDPSHDTVYLSNYALIRVLDNIKRLPGVGDASIFGSQDYSMRLILDPVRMAQLSLTPSDIVAAVREQNRDFPAGRIGREPVITETELTLPVMTKGRMSEVKEFEDMIIRAYPDGSMVRMKDIAKVELGAQSYDLQGRWNGKPNTFLITYLLPGANALETAKRIRSEMDKLSADFPQGVSYDIPYDTTTFIEVSIQEVVKTLAEALFLVVLVVFIFLQSWRATLIPAIAAPISLIGTFIGMEALGFSINTLTLFGMVLSIGIVVDDAIVVVENVERHMANGLTPKNAAIKAMQELFGALIAIVLVLASVFLPVAFLGGITGELYKQFAVTIALSVMISGFVALTLSPALCAIVLKPSTSTNRFWNFFNKAFDWTQTRYVSAAGTLIKRSILGVAIFAIVIFSAIHLFKVVPGGFLPEEDQGYFITIVQLPDGASLSRTQKVLDKIEDFFLSNKAIHSTDSMAGMNFVFSSRGPNHATMFVPLHHWNTRKDAENHVQSLIGSAYEKFAEIPEAMILAFNAPSIRGLGATGGFSIQLQDPSGGDFSKFSETANAFVSKAMEHPAIGVAGTNFRVSAPRMYAHIDRERAKSLGVPISDVFDTMQALFGNLYVNDFIKFGRVFRVQTEAPPEYRSNPANISNIYVRAQSDTSSAMIPLDSVVSTEFNSGPDPVTHFNGFNSALVLGSAAPGYSSGQALNALQEIADEVLTPHGYTLDWSGITYQEKIADSGQNIWVFSFAVLMVFLVLAALYESWSIPFAVILAVPFGVLGALLAIWGRGLADDIYFQVGLITLIGLSAKNAILIVEFANDLYRDGHSLVDAALEAARVRFRPIIMTSMAFIMGVFPLAISSGAGAASRTAIGTTVLGGMFAATFLAIFFVPLFFVLIGKITHREDKRASRSDEQLDDNHAVEEESVESKIKTEENPQ, encoded by the coding sequence ATGAACTCTCGTTTTTTCATTGAACGACCGATTTTTTCATCGGTACTGTCCATCATCATCGTTATTGTTGGTCTAGTGTCATTAATAGATCTGCCAGTTGCCCAATTCCCGGAGATTACCCCTCCAGTTGTGCAAATTGAGGCGGATTATCCGGGTGCCAGTGCGGAAGTCGTGGCCGAAGCTGTTGCTCGCCCTATTGAAGTACAACTGCCTGGAATCGATAATTTACTGTATTACGAATCCACTAGCACCAACGATGGCCACATGACCATGAAGTTGACTTTTGAGATCGGGACCGATATTGATATCGCACAGGTCCAGACTCAAAATCGACAAAAATTGGCCGAACCGCAATTACCGGAAGAAGTTATTCGTCAGGGAGTCACTGTCAAGAAAACATCTCCCGACTTGTTACAAGTAGTTGCACTCAGCTCAACCGATCCTTCGCACGACACAGTTTATTTATCAAACTACGCATTGATCAGGGTGCTGGACAACATCAAACGCCTCCCCGGCGTGGGAGATGCTTCCATCTTTGGTAGTCAAGATTATTCCATGCGACTTATCCTGGATCCGGTTCGCATGGCCCAACTCAGCCTCACTCCCAGTGACATAGTTGCTGCGGTACGTGAACAAAACCGTGACTTCCCCGCTGGACGAATCGGGCGCGAACCAGTCATCACAGAAACCGAGCTCACCCTTCCTGTTATGACCAAAGGGCGCATGAGTGAAGTCAAGGAGTTCGAGGATATGATTATCCGTGCCTATCCAGATGGTTCCATGGTGCGGATGAAAGACATTGCCAAAGTAGAATTGGGCGCACAATCCTACGATCTACAAGGGCGCTGGAATGGAAAACCCAATACCTTCTTAATCACTTATCTTTTGCCTGGTGCTAATGCGCTGGAAACAGCAAAACGTATTCGCAGTGAAATGGACAAGCTCTCTGCAGATTTTCCTCAGGGCGTTTCCTATGACATTCCTTACGATACCACCACCTTTATTGAAGTCTCCATTCAGGAAGTGGTCAAAACACTGGCCGAAGCATTGTTTCTGGTGGTGCTGGTGGTATTTATCTTTCTACAGAGTTGGCGCGCCACCTTAATTCCAGCCATTGCGGCCCCCATCTCCCTGATTGGAACTTTCATCGGGATGGAAGCGCTAGGGTTCTCAATTAACACGCTTACACTGTTTGGTATGGTACTCTCCATTGGTATTGTGGTGGACGATGCCATTGTGGTCGTGGAAAACGTTGAGCGCCATATGGCCAATGGCCTAACACCTAAGAACGCTGCGATCAAAGCCATGCAGGAATTGTTTGGTGCATTGATCGCAATTGTGCTGGTACTGGCCTCTGTCTTCTTACCAGTCGCATTCCTGGGTGGCATCACCGGTGAATTGTACAAACAATTTGCGGTGACAATCGCCTTATCTGTCATGATTTCCGGGTTTGTGGCATTAACACTCAGCCCAGCTCTATGTGCTATTGTGCTTAAACCAAGCACTTCCACCAATCGTTTCTGGAATTTTTTCAACAAGGCATTTGACTGGACACAAACACGTTATGTTAGTGCAGCGGGCACCCTCATCAAAAGATCAATACTTGGTGTAGCCATTTTTGCCATTGTAATATTTTCTGCTATCCATCTATTCAAGGTGGTACCAGGAGGATTCTTGCCGGAAGAAGATCAGGGATACTTCATCACCATCGTGCAACTGCCAGATGGTGCCTCTCTCTCTCGTACACAAAAAGTACTGGATAAAATAGAAGACTTCTTTTTATCCAATAAAGCCATTCATTCGACAGATTCTATGGCAGGAATGAATTTTGTGTTTAGTAGTCGTGGACCCAACCACGCCACCATGTTTGTTCCCCTGCATCATTGGAACACACGAAAAGACGCAGAAAACCATGTTCAAAGCCTGATTGGTAGTGCTTATGAAAAATTTGCAGAAATTCCCGAAGCAATGATACTGGCTTTTAATGCCCCTTCTATTCGCGGATTGGGTGCTACCGGCGGATTCTCAATTCAATTACAAGATCCGAGTGGGGGAGATTTTTCAAAATTTTCTGAAACAGCCAATGCGTTTGTCAGTAAAGCTATGGAACATCCCGCCATTGGTGTAGCAGGCACTAACTTCCGTGTCAGCGCCCCCAGAATGTATGCCCATATCGATCGGGAACGCGCCAAATCCCTGGGTGTACCGATTTCAGATGTATTCGATACCATGCAAGCCTTGTTTGGCAATTTATACGTGAATGACTTCATCAAGTTTGGCCGTGTTTTCCGTGTGCAAACTGAAGCCCCTCCTGAGTACCGTTCCAACCCGGCTAACATCAGCAACATTTATGTGCGCGCACAATCTGATACGAGCAGTGCCATGATTCCACTGGATTCTGTTGTATCTACCGAATTCAACAGTGGTCCAGATCCCGTTACCCACTTCAATGGCTTTAACTCAGCTCTAGTATTGGGCAGCGCAGCTCCAGGCTACAGCTCCGGACAAGCACTAAATGCACTACAGGAAATTGCTGATGAAGTATTGACGCCTCATGGATATACACTTGACTGGAGTGGTATCACCTATCAGGAAAAAATAGCAGATAGTGGGCAAAATATATGGGTGTTCTCGTTTGCCGTGCTGATGGTATTCCTGGTACTGGCAGCTCTATATGAAAGCTGGTCCATTCCATTTGCGGTTATTTTGGCGGTACCTTTTGGTGTATTGGGTGCATTGCTGGCAATCTGGGGGCGTGGTTTGGCCGATGACATTTACTTTCAGGTTGGATTGATTACTCTAATCGGGTTATCCGCCAAAAACGCCATTTTAATTGTTGAATTTGCCAACGATCTCTATCGCGATGGACATTCATTAGTTGACGCAGCGCTAGAAGCAGCACGCGTTCGTTTTCGTCCGATCATCATGACCTCCATGGCGTTTATTATGGGAGTATTTCCACTTGCTATATCATCTGGTGCAGGTGCCGCCAGCCGAACAGCTATTGGTACCACCGTATTGGGAGGCATGTTTGCAGCAACCTTCCTCGCGATATTCTTCGTGCCGCTCTTCTTTGTATTGATTGGCAAAATCACACATCGTGAAGATAAACGCGCAAGCCGCAGCGATGAGCAACTTGATGATAACCACGCTGTTGAAGAAGAATCGGTCGAAAGCAAAATCAAAACAGAAGAAAACCCGCAATAA